GGTCCTGCTCGCGGCGCTGCGCACGGGCGACCACGTCATCGCGCAGCGCGCCCTCTACGGCGGCACGTACGCCGCGCTCCAGGACCTCGCCGCGAACTGGGGCGTCGAGGTGACCTACGTCGAGGGCGCCGACCCGGCGGAGCTGGCGGACGCCCTGCGCCCGAACTCGCGCCTGCTGCTGCTGGAGACCATCGCCAACCCGACCGGGTTCGTGCCGGACCTGCCGGGGCTGCTCGGGGTGGCGCGGTCGGCGGGGCTGACCACGGTGGTGGACAACACCTTCGCCACCCCGCTGCTGTGCCGGCCGATCGAGCACGGCGCCGACGTGGTGGTGCACTCGGCCACCAAGTACCTGGGCGGCCACCACGACGTGGTGGGCGGCGTCGCCGTGTTCGCCGACGCCGGGCGGTACCGGGAGACGTGGGCGCGGGCGACCCGGCTGGGCACCGTGGCCGACCCGTTCAGCGCGTGGCTGGTGCTGCGCGGGATCAAGACCCTGGCGCTGCGCGTGCGCAGGCAGTGCGAGACGGCCGGGTACCTGGCCGAGCGCCTGGCGGGGCACCCGGCCGTCACCGCGGTCCACCACCCCGGTCTGCCGTCCCACCCGAGCCACGCGCGGGCGGCGCGGCTGCTCGACGGGTACGGCGGCACCCTGGCCTTCGACCTGGCCGGCGGGCTGGAGGCGGCGCACGCCTTCATGGGCGGGCTGCGACTCGTGCTCAACGCGGGCTCGCTGGGCGGCACCGAGACGGTGACCATGCACCCGGCCACCACCTCGCACCGGCACCTGGACGACGACGCGCTGGCGGCCGCGGGGATCGGCCCCGGGACGGTCCGGATCGCGTGCGGCATCGAGCACCCCGACGACCTGTGGGCCGACATCTCCCGCGCCCTGCGGTGAACCGCCGGCCGACCCGCCGGTCCGCGCCGGGCGGTGCGGCGGGTCGGCCGGTGACATCGCCGCCCGGTGTTTTCACCTCGGTGCACCGCCACCCCTGATACCGCTTTCGTGCGGATCCGGGGTGTGTGCCAGAACACCCCGGTGCGCGGCGCCTCGGGATCGGTTCCGACCGCGTTTTCCACCCGTTCCGGCGAATCCGCCACGCCCGGCGGGCAGGCGCGATCGAAAATCCGTTCGAATTCGCGGGCCCTGCCGCCCACCCTCCGGGCGATACCCGCGCCACGTCGCCGGACCCGTGTAACCAGTGCGTCCGACCGGCCGATACAGCGGGTGAGCGACTGGGGGAAACCATGGGGACGACGAGGGAGGACCGCGACCAGCGGGTGCTGCGCGTGATCTTGGCGGCGCTGCTGCTGACCGGTGCGACGAACGCGGTGGTGGCCGTGACCGACGCGGTGACGTGGGCGTGGTGGGCGGCGGGCCTGTGCCTGCTCGGCGCGCTGCCGGTGGCCGCGGCGGTGCCGGAGGCGGAGGAGCCGGAGCTCGGCGCGCGGGTGCCCACCGGGGGCGCCGGCCGTCGGTGAGGGCTCCCGCCTTTTTCACAGAGTTGACCGAATATTCGGGTTAGACAAATGTCATAACGGCGCACCGGCGAGGCGCCTCGTTCTCGGGCGGGATCACCCGCGCCGTGATGTCACCGTGATCACACCACAGGCGCCCGCCGCAGTTGATCACAGTTGACCCGGGGGGTCGCCGCGACTGCGAGCGCGGGTCGCTTTCGACACCGAACCGGAGTACCGGGACGAGTGATTGTTAGGCCGTTTTCGCACGTCAACGCGACTTCGTCACTCGATGTGCGAAATTCGTCTCCGATCACTACTCCGTTGTGCCACCATTGACCCGTTCGCGCGGAGCGAGGGGCCGCCGAACCTGACCCAGCGCAGTCATCTGGGTCCGTTCTCGGACTGGGCAGATCATCAGGGGAGGAAGATCTCTATGTCCACGACCACGGAGCAGTTCCTGGGGGAAACCGTCCCGCAGGAGGGCACCACGCCCACGCCGACCGCGCCGCCGACCGCGCTGCCGGTCGTGCCGGAGGAGCCGCGGGACGCGGAGCACGACCACGAGCACGAGCACGGCGAAGGCGAGCTGACCACCACGTGCCTGACCGGTGGTTGCCCGCAGTCGCCGCGGTCCTGAGTTCACCGCGCCGGGCACCACGCCCGGTGTGATCGCGCCCGCCGGCCGGGGTCTCCCGGTCGGCGGGCATTCTCCGGTCCTGTTTTGTGCTGTGATGGGTAGGTGCCGGCGATTCCATCGCGTGACGAGGCCCGGATCATCCGTGAAGCGCGAGAAGTGCACCGCAGCGGGGTGGTCGCCACCTGCTCGGGCCGGCATCGCGAGGCGCTGCGGCTCCTGCGGCGCGCCCGCGCCCTCGTGGACTCGGTCGACCCCGTCGACCCGGACGTGCGGGGCGAGTGGCTGGTGGTCCGCATCCGGGTGTCCTCGACGCTGGCGGCGGTGACCGCCGAGGCCGCCGGCCCCGCCGCGGGGCTGGCCAGGCTGGTCGAGGTCCGGGAGATGATCGACGACGTGGTCGACCCGCTGCTGCGGGCCGAGCTGTGGGGCAGCGTGGAGCACAACCGCGGCCTGCTGCTGCTCAGCGCCGGGTTGCTCGACGAGGGCATCGGGGCGCTGGACTCCGCGCTGCGGCACGAGCAGGCCCGGCTCGCCGCGGGCGAACCCGCGGCGCGACTGGTCGAGCCGATCGTCAAGACGCTGTCGACCAGGAGCAACGCCCACGGCAAGCTCGGGCTGGTCGCCGAGGCGCGGCAGGACCTCGACCGGGCCGTCGCGCTGGCCACCGAGCACGGCCTGACCACCGGCGCCGCCGACGCCAGGCACCAGCTCGGCCTGCTGGAGCTGCGCGTGGGCGACGTCCCGGCGGCCCTGCGGCGCTTCGAGGAGTGCGAGCGCGCGTACCGCGCCCTGGGCCTGGACGTACCGCTCGTGGTCGGCCTGAGCCGGGCGCAGGCGCTGCTGACCGCGGGCCTGGCCGACGAGGCGGGCAACCAGCTCGACGCCGTGCTGCCGGTGATGCGCGCCGAGCACAGCACCACCCGGGAGCTGGCGACCGCCGAGCTGCACCGGGCCGTGGCCGCGTTCATGACCGACGACCTCGACCTGGCCCGGCGGATGGCGTCCTCGGCGCGGCGGCGGATGCGCCGGTGGGGCTGCGCCACGTGCG
This portion of the Saccharothrix syringae genome encodes:
- a CDS encoding trans-sulfuration enzyme family protein encodes the protein MTTHPETRAVRVGAPEPGSRPVSVPIHQTAIYAFDGPADVGAAMSGPDGAFSYSGYGNPTVRAFEDAMTALEGGAAALATGSGSSATSSVLLAALRTGDHVIAQRALYGGTYAALQDLAANWGVEVTYVEGADPAELADALRPNSRLLLLETIANPTGFVPDLPGLLGVARSAGLTTVVDNTFATPLLCRPIEHGADVVVHSATKYLGGHHDVVGGVAVFADAGRYRETWARATRLGTVADPFSAWLVLRGIKTLALRVRRQCETAGYLAERLAGHPAVTAVHHPGLPSHPSHARAARLLDGYGGTLAFDLAGGLEAAHAFMGGLRLVLNAGSLGGTETVTMHPATTSHRHLDDDALAAAGIGPGTVRIACGIEHPDDLWADISRALR